A DNA window from Thiobacillus denitrificans ATCC 25259 contains the following coding sequences:
- a CDS encoding ABC transporter ATP-binding protein → MAELILDSVSQSYAARQIIADLTFTLPEGSIGCLLGPSGCGKTTALRCISGFEPIQSGEIRIGGEVVSRPGWMLPAEKRRVGMVFQDYALFPHLSVAANVGFGLRDESRDARAARVAGLLRLVGLAGHAEQFPHQLSGGQQQRVALARALAPRPRLILMDEPFSNLDVELRERLSLEVRDILKREATTALIVTHDQHEAFALADWVGVMHEGRIQQWDTPYNLYHEPANRFVADFVGQGALVTGEVINDHLVEIELGVLKGQIPVECDASGCAECVRSCKVDVLLRPDDIVHDDDSLLLAEVENKAFRGAEFLYTLKLPSGQRALSLVPSHHNHAIGEKIGIKLAVDHVVAFRRE, encoded by the coding sequence ATGGCTGAACTGATCCTCGACTCGGTCTCGCAGTCGTATGCCGCCCGGCAAATCATCGCGGACCTCACTTTCACCCTGCCCGAAGGTTCGATCGGCTGTCTGCTCGGCCCCTCGGGCTGCGGCAAGACGACCGCGCTTCGCTGCATTTCAGGCTTCGAGCCGATACAGAGCGGCGAGATCCGCATCGGCGGCGAGGTCGTCAGCCGACCGGGGTGGATGCTCCCCGCGGAAAAACGCCGCGTCGGCATGGTGTTCCAGGACTACGCGCTGTTTCCGCATCTGAGCGTCGCCGCCAACGTCGGCTTCGGGCTGCGCGACGAATCGAGGGACGCCCGCGCCGCTCGCGTCGCGGGATTGTTGCGGCTCGTCGGGCTCGCAGGCCACGCCGAGCAGTTCCCGCACCAGCTCTCGGGCGGGCAGCAGCAGCGCGTCGCGCTCGCGCGCGCGCTGGCGCCGCGCCCGCGCCTGATCCTCATGGACGAGCCCTTCTCCAACCTCGACGTCGAGCTGCGCGAGCGCCTGTCGCTCGAGGTGCGCGACATCCTCAAGCGCGAGGCGACGACGGCGCTGATCGTCACCCACGACCAGCACGAAGCCTTCGCGCTCGCCGACTGGGTCGGGGTCATGCACGAGGGGCGCATCCAGCAGTGGGACACCCCCTACAACCTGTATCACGAACCGGCCAACCGCTTCGTCGCCGACTTCGTCGGCCAGGGCGCCCTGGTGACCGGTGAGGTCATCAACGATCACCTCGTCGAGATCGAACTCGGGGTCCTGAAGGGCCAGATTCCGGTCGAGTGCGACGCCAGCGGCTGCGCGGAATGCGTGCGCAGCTGCAAGGTCGACGTGCTGCTACGGCCCGACGACATCGTGCACGACGACGACAGCCTGCTGCTCGCCGAAGTCGAGAACAAGGCTTTCCGCGGCGCCGAATTCCTCTATACGCTCAAGCTGCCGAGCGGCCAGCGGGCCCTGTCGCTCGTGCCCTCGCACCACAATCACGCCATCGGCGAGAAGATCGGCATCAAGCTCGCGGTCGATCACGTCGTGGCCTTCCGTCGCGAGTAG
- a CDS encoding ABC transporter permease: MLFALTVAALVLIPVAVTFSSFAEVEGDILAHLTEFVLPDLVGNTVWLMFGVGVGVSVLGVSLAWLTAMCEFPGRRVFDWALLLPLALPAYVTAFVAIGLLDFTGPLQTWLRDTWNLTGLPEIRSRGGVILVMSLALYPYVYLIARNAFATQGAIALEAAQSLGLSRTRGFFRVALPMARPWIAAGMMLALMETLADFGTMAIFNYDTFTTAIYKAWYSLFSLSAAAQLASILILFVLVAVVFEQRSRARMRYGAVGRGAASRRIRLSPLLATLAFAYAGIVLAIAFVIPVTQLALWTRDVVASDLDNRYWGFAWHSVLLSGIGAAMVVTIALLLAYAGRQRPGSGMAWLQRLATLGYAFPGAVLAVGLFIPVAWLDNQIIEAGHAWFGFEGSEILKGTLVVMLLAYLVRFLAVGFGPVDSGLHRITRNVDEAARNLGTGTAGLLARVHLPMLRASLLTAAALAFVDIMKEMPITLMTRPFGWDTLAVRVFEMTSEGEWERAALPSLAIVIAGIIPVILLTWRGTRAHG; this comes from the coding sequence ATGCTGTTCGCGCTTACCGTCGCGGCGCTGGTGCTGATTCCGGTCGCCGTCACGTTCTCCTCGTTCGCCGAGGTCGAAGGCGACATCCTTGCCCACCTGACCGAGTTCGTGCTGCCCGATCTGGTCGGCAACACCGTGTGGCTGATGTTCGGCGTCGGCGTCGGCGTGAGCGTCCTCGGCGTGTCGCTCGCCTGGCTCACCGCAATGTGCGAATTCCCGGGCCGCCGCGTGTTCGACTGGGCCCTCCTGCTGCCGCTCGCCTTGCCGGCCTACGTCACGGCCTTCGTCGCGATCGGGCTGCTCGATTTCACCGGGCCGCTGCAGACCTGGCTGCGCGATACCTGGAACCTTACCGGCCTGCCGGAAATCCGCTCGCGCGGCGGCGTCATTCTCGTGATGTCGCTCGCGCTCTATCCCTACGTCTACCTGATCGCGCGGAATGCCTTCGCGACCCAAGGCGCGATCGCGCTCGAAGCGGCGCAGTCGCTCGGCTTGTCGCGCACGCGCGGTTTCTTTCGTGTCGCGCTGCCGATGGCGCGCCCGTGGATCGCGGCCGGCATGATGCTCGCGCTCATGGAAACGCTCGCCGACTTCGGCACCATGGCGATCTTCAACTACGACACCTTCACCACCGCGATCTACAAGGCGTGGTACAGCCTGTTTTCGCTCTCGGCCGCAGCGCAGCTGGCATCGATCCTGATTCTTTTCGTGCTGGTCGCCGTCGTGTTCGAACAGCGTTCACGCGCGCGCATGCGCTACGGCGCGGTCGGACGCGGCGCCGCGTCACGCCGCATCCGGCTCTCGCCGCTGCTCGCCACGCTCGCCTTCGCCTACGCGGGCATCGTGCTCGCGATCGCCTTCGTGATTCCGGTGACGCAGCTGGCGCTGTGGACGCGCGACGTCGTCGCCAGCGATCTCGACAACCGCTACTGGGGCTTCGCCTGGCATTCGGTGCTGCTGTCGGGAATCGGTGCGGCGATGGTCGTCACGATCGCGCTGCTGCTCGCCTACGCCGGGCGGCAGCGGCCGGGCTCGGGCATGGCCTGGCTGCAGCGCCTCGCGACCCTGGGCTACGCCTTCCCGGGCGCGGTCCTAGCGGTCGGCCTTTTCATCCCCGTCGCCTGGCTCGACAACCAGATCATCGAGGCCGGCCACGCCTGGTTCGGTTTCGAAGGCTCGGAGATCCTCAAGGGCACGCTCGTCGTCATGCTGCTCGCCTACCTCGTGCGCTTTCTCGCCGTCGGCTTCGGCCCCGTCGACAGCGGCCTGCATCGCATCACGCGCAACGTCGACGAGGCCGCGCGCAACCTCGGCACCGGCACGGCCGGCCTGCTCGCGCGCGTCCATCTGCCGATGCTGCGCGCAAGCCTGCTGACCGCGGCAGCGCTCGCCTTCGTCGACATCATGAAAGAAATGCCGATCACGCTCATGACGCGGCCCTTCGGCTGGGACACGCTTGCGGTACGCGTGTTCGAGATGACCTCGGAGGGCGAATGGGAGCGCGCGGCGCTGCCGTCGCTGGCGATCGTCATCGCCGGTATCATCCCGGTTATTCTCCTGACCTGGCGCGGAACGCGCGCGCACGGCTAA
- a CDS encoding extracellular solute-binding protein: protein MKSTLTRLLSVVALGLASLPALAEEVVVYSARNEQLIKPLFDAYTRETGVQVKFVTDKEGPLMARLKAEGKNTPADVLLTVDAGNLWQASEEGLLRPIKSKTLQTNVPAHLRDPDNEWFGLSVRARTMVYNTGKVKPGELSTYEDLANPKWKGRLCLRTSKKVYNQSLVAMMITEYGEDKTEDMVRGWVANLATSPFPDDTKAMEAVAAGQCDVTLVNTYYFGRLMDKKSDLPLAIFWPNQNLKNKAAGVHVNVSGAGVTRHARNPAGAQKLIEWLSSEKAQNQFADVNLEYPVNPKVSPDQKVAAWGNFKQNLINVKDAGSLQAKAVKLMDRAGYK from the coding sequence ATGAAATCGACGCTCACCCGGCTCCTCTCCGTCGTAGCCCTCGGCCTCGCCTCGCTGCCTGCCCTGGCAGAGGAAGTCGTCGTCTACTCGGCGCGCAACGAGCAGCTGATCAAGCCCCTGTTCGACGCTTACACGCGCGAGACCGGCGTACAAGTCAAGTTCGTGACCGACAAGGAAGGCCCCCTGATGGCGCGCCTCAAGGCGGAGGGCAAGAACACGCCGGCCGACGTGCTGCTGACGGTCGACGCCGGCAACCTGTGGCAGGCGTCGGAAGAAGGCCTGCTGCGCCCGATCAAGTCGAAGACCCTGCAGACCAACGTGCCGGCCCACCTGCGCGACCCCGACAACGAGTGGTTCGGCCTGTCGGTGCGCGCGCGCACGATGGTCTACAACACCGGCAAGGTGAAGCCCGGCGAATTGTCGACCTATGAAGACCTCGCCAACCCCAAATGGAAAGGCCGCCTCTGCCTGCGCACCTCGAAGAAGGTCTACAACCAGAGCCTGGTCGCGATGATGATCACCGAATACGGCGAGGACAAGACCGAAGACATGGTGCGCGGCTGGGTCGCCAACCTCGCGACCTCGCCCTTCCCCGACGACACCAAGGCAATGGAAGCCGTCGCCGCCGGGCAATGTGACGTCACGCTCGTCAACACCTATTACTTCGGTCGCCTGATGGACAAGAAGTCCGACCTGCCGCTCGCGATCTTCTGGCCGAACCAGAATCTCAAGAACAAGGCCGCCGGCGTGCACGTCAACGTCTCGGGTGCCGGCGTCACACGCCATGCGAGAAACCCGGCGGGGGCACAAAAGCTGATCGAGTGGCTGTCGTCGGAAAAGGCGCAGAACCAGTTCGCCGACGTCAACCTCGAATACCCGGTCAACCCGAAGGTCTCGCCCGACCAGAAGGTCGCCGCCTGGGGCAACTTCAAGCAGAACCTCATCAACGTGAAGGACGCTGGCAGCCTGCAGGCCAAGGCCGTAAAATTGATGGACCGCGCTGGCTACAAATAA
- a CDS encoding C40 family peptidase, protein MNRALLPLLALLALPVAAADVPADVPIYALSLIGHPYRLGGTSPETGLDCSGFVAHVYGQVTGVVLPRDSRSISTQTIPLAPDELLPGDLVFFNTLERAFSHVGIYLGDGRFVHAASSRSGAVMVSRIGDPYWRERYDGARRVVVPDAGQPAADDPR, encoded by the coding sequence ATGAACCGCGCCCTCCTGCCCCTGCTGGCCTTGCTGGCGCTTCCCGTCGCGGCGGCAGACGTGCCGGCGGATGTCCCGATCTACGCCCTGAGTCTGATCGGGCACCCTTACCGGCTCGGCGGCACCTCGCCCGAGACAGGGCTCGACTGCAGCGGCTTCGTCGCTCACGTCTACGGACAGGTGACCGGGGTCGTCCTGCCGCGCGACAGCCGTTCGATCAGCACGCAGACGATTCCGCTCGCGCCGGACGAACTCCTGCCCGGCGATCTTGTCTTCTTCAACACCCTCGAGCGCGCGTTTTCCCATGTCGGCATTTATCTGGGCGATGGCCGTTTCGTGCACGCGGCGAGCAGCCGCAGCGGCGCGGTCATGGTCTCCCGTATCGGCGACCCGTACTGGCGTGAACGCTACGACGGCGCGCGCCGCGTCGTCGTGCCGGACGCCGGGCAACCGGCCGCAGATGATCCGCGCTAA
- a CDS encoding DUF6781 family protein, protein MNDAPAPGTAGSTIPDNMQLAKLHDEAAASASEPDLRERVRALTARALDERRLALGEVASVLSAIISGVGSGLGARGGEIREGLKQAVAGLDEAVGSAAQATSYTLSEAAAQGRAFKDNELKASLEQLRALEGQMVDALKRAASESGGKLKEELGYLSDHLKHSGTRTGTQVREALQQLASGVKASGKAGRAGLSESASVATDHLAQVASGVLAALSESLKRSSERLRP, encoded by the coding sequence ATGAACGACGCGCCCGCGCCAGGCACCGCCGGCAGCACCATTCCCGACAACATGCAGTTGGCGAAACTGCACGACGAGGCCGCGGCAAGCGCGTCCGAGCCCGATCTGCGCGAGCGCGTACGCGCGCTGACGGCGCGGGCGCTGGATGAGCGCCGGCTGGCGCTGGGCGAGGTCGCGTCGGTGCTCTCGGCGATCATCTCCGGCGTCGGCAGCGGACTCGGCGCGCGCGGCGGCGAAATCCGCGAGGGCCTTAAGCAGGCGGTTGCCGGTCTGGACGAAGCCGTCGGCAGCGCGGCGCAGGCGACTTCCTATACCCTGAGCGAGGCCGCCGCCCAAGGTCGCGCGTTCAAGGACAACGAACTCAAGGCGAGCCTCGAACAGCTGCGCGCCCTGGAGGGGCAGATGGTCGATGCCCTGAAGCGCGCTGCCAGCGAGTCGGGCGGCAAGCTGAAGGAAGAGCTTGGCTACCTCAGCGATCACCTCAAGCACAGCGGCACCCGCACCGGCACCCAGGTGCGCGAAGCGCTGCAGCAGCTCGCGAGCGGCGTCAAAGCCAGCGGCAAGGCCGGCCGCGCCGGCCTCAGCGAATCCGCGAGCGTCGCCACCGACCACCTCGCGCAGGTCGCGAGCGGCGTACTCGCTGCGCTCTCCGAGTCGCTCAAGCGAAGCAGCGAGCGCTTGCGCCCCTGA
- a CDS encoding ABC1 kinase family protein: MLWETLSVVRDLPRLHEIASVMIRYGWGDLVRVLGINGALERAGRVLHWHSTSEISQLDAPVRVRRALEELGPTFVKLGQVLATRVDMFPPNWIAEFEKLHSQVPAQSYEVMYPELVAAIGGEPGEVFAAFDPVPLAAASIAQVYRATLKDGTPVVVKMRRPGIETVIRADLRILDHAARLLESEVADARRYDPVQIVSQFRRSLSRELDLAKEARNIDQFARHFATDPLVKIPKVYWEFTNDQVNVQEEIVGLAGVSPDKLRAAGLDPKLLAARGANAVLSMVLLHGYFHADPHPGNVLFLPGNRIGMIDFGMVGMLTEPRRNQIVDLLHALTRRDEQALLQVLLDWSGDSVPDDERLAYDVAELMQSYDDLQLKDVKIGALLNDITALMRDNNLVLPADLTLLFKTLITLEGLGQQLDPEFHMIDNVTPFVESVIKERYTPQALFVRGRKSVREALEVAADLPRDLRHLLRDMRRGRVKVDFDLKRLDHFGHQLDSAASRLTMGILTASLVVGSSIIMTVKGGPELFGLPFFGLVGFLIAFFNSVWIVLSIWRSGKH, from the coding sequence ATGCTCTGGGAAACCCTCTCGGTCGTTCGCGACCTGCCGCGCCTGCACGAAATTGCCTCGGTGATGATTCGCTACGGCTGGGGCGATCTGGTACGCGTGCTCGGCATCAACGGCGCGCTCGAACGCGCCGGCCGCGTGCTGCACTGGCACAGCACGAGCGAGATCAGTCAACTCGACGCGCCGGTCCGCGTACGCCGCGCGCTCGAGGAACTCGGGCCGACTTTCGTCAAGCTCGGACAGGTGCTGGCGACGCGCGTCGACATGTTCCCGCCGAACTGGATCGCGGAATTCGAGAAACTGCACAGCCAGGTGCCCGCGCAGAGTTACGAGGTGATGTACCCCGAACTGGTCGCCGCGATCGGCGGCGAGCCCGGCGAGGTGTTCGCCGCCTTCGACCCGGTGCCACTCGCCGCGGCGTCGATCGCCCAGGTGTACCGCGCGACGCTCAAGGACGGCACGCCGGTCGTCGTGAAAATGCGCCGCCCGGGCATCGAGACGGTGATCCGCGCCGATCTGCGCATCCTCGACCATGCGGCGCGGCTGCTCGAGAGCGAGGTCGCCGACGCACGCCGCTACGACCCGGTGCAGATCGTGTCGCAGTTCAGGCGCTCGCTCAGCCGCGAATTGGATCTCGCCAAGGAGGCGCGCAACATCGACCAGTTCGCGCGTCATTTCGCGACCGACCCGCTGGTCAAGATTCCGAAGGTCTACTGGGAATTCACCAACGACCAGGTCAACGTCCAGGAGGAGATCGTCGGCCTTGCCGGCGTTTCCCCCGACAAGCTGCGCGCGGCGGGTCTCGACCCCAAGCTCCTCGCCGCGCGCGGCGCCAACGCCGTGCTGTCGATGGTATTGCTGCACGGCTATTTCCACGCCGACCCGCACCCCGGCAACGTCCTCTTCCTGCCCGGCAACCGGATCGGCATGATCGATTTCGGCATGGTCGGGATGCTGACCGAGCCGCGCCGCAACCAGATCGTCGACCTGCTGCATGCGCTGACCCGACGCGACGAACAGGCGCTGCTGCAGGTGCTGCTCGACTGGAGCGGGGACTCGGTTCCCGACGACGAGCGTCTCGCCTACGACGTCGCCGAGCTCATGCAAAGCTACGACGACCTGCAGCTCAAGGACGTCAAGATCGGCGCCCTGCTGAATGACATCACCGCCTTGATGCGCGACAACAACCTCGTGCTGCCGGCCGACCTGACCTTGCTCTTCAAGACCCTGATCACACTCGAGGGCCTCGGACAGCAGCTCGATCCCGAGTTCCACATGATCGACAACGTGACGCCGTTCGTCGAAAGCGTGATCAAGGAGCGCTATACGCCGCAGGCCCTGTTCGTGCGCGGACGCAAGAGCGTGCGCGAGGCGCTCGAAGTGGCGGCCGATTTGCCGCGCGATCTGCGGCACCTGTTGCGTGACATGCGGCGCGGCCGCGTCAAGGTCGATTTCGACCTCAAGCGCCTCGACCATTTCGGTCACCAACTCGACAGTGCCGCGAGCAGGCTGACGATGGGCATTCTGACCGCTTCGCTCGTCGTCGGGTCGAGCATCATCATGACGGTCAAGGGTGGTCCGGAGCTGTTCGGGCTGCCGTTCTTCGGGCTGGTCGGGTTTCTGATCGCGTTTTTCAACAGCGTGTGGATCGTGCTGTCGATCTGGCGTTCAGGGAAGCACTGA
- a CDS encoding putative bifunctional diguanylate cyclase/phosphodiesterase → MKADSLSVKHVALAFIAGLLVLVSLIGGFAAYQTRSVTRSLELHNENAARSELVAAVQRLLDQTKAQADALAQWDETRQQLVLPEYYTYWRDQRVYESGMLPARFTRAGLYTRGRALLAPNSSKSTLPAVLPADIALHERASWLASENGMTALYHAFPVYGDDQRESLLGYGVIRVEFMPMLLSQDRLYFVDVPSVKLALKPGEVLPASQLFSHLRYSARPDPEQKRFQTILSRTLLALFALLLLTALLGFVAYNRLLVRPLRHLSKDIDAMQQGRFSAQPARFESMRIRELENIRRSLYDYQLQLRELHGSLEDQNREFHSQARQDALTGCHNRRAYEEDWETFRRDLKNAPQGVAFLLFDCDRFKAINDTYGHAKGDRVLTIIADALVMALRANDRLYRLGGDEFATFLSRTTPGQAKQIAQRCQSLLDASAFSELGISEPVGISIGIAFCGPEHAEQIDELPKHADIAMYTAKQPGRNRIALYGEDTERAAQALVASRETNALFQALSTPGMVEMHYQSIHSLPGRKIDYYEALARIRYNGELIMPDAFLPVINNRRLETEFDLAVLAQVDADLSSQRLPAGIGISFNLSAQSLSRAEVVSLLLELSRHIPRHPLMLEITETSLITQMAEVSTYLDLLRTVHYRIAMDDFGTGYSPLRYLVDLPVDVVKFDISLVSKLAQDNRAGQVVADFARMMSEAGYSLVAEGVETDAVLRKVESLGVEHVQGYLLSRPLPLDKLANAGAAQERVAESAEVASVLP, encoded by the coding sequence TTGAAGGCGGACAGTCTGTCGGTCAAGCACGTCGCGCTCGCCTTCATCGCGGGGCTGCTCGTGCTCGTCAGCCTGATCGGCGGATTTGCCGCCTACCAGACCCGATCGGTCACGCGCAGCCTGGAACTGCACAACGAGAATGCGGCACGCTCCGAACTCGTCGCGGCGGTCCAGCGACTGCTGGACCAGACCAAGGCCCAGGCCGACGCCCTCGCGCAATGGGATGAGACCCGCCAGCAACTGGTGTTGCCCGAGTACTACACCTACTGGCGGGATCAGCGCGTCTACGAGAGCGGGATGCTGCCGGCACGTTTCACGCGCGCGGGCCTCTATACGCGCGGGCGCGCCCTGCTCGCGCCGAACTCCTCGAAGAGCACGCTGCCGGCGGTGCTGCCAGCGGACATCGCGCTCCACGAACGGGCGAGCTGGCTCGCGAGCGAAAACGGCATGACGGCGCTCTATCACGCCTTCCCGGTCTACGGCGACGATCAGCGGGAATCCCTGCTCGGCTACGGTGTGATCCGCGTCGAGTTCATGCCCATGCTGCTGAGTCAGGATCGGCTGTATTTCGTCGACGTTCCGAGCGTGAAACTGGCGCTGAAACCGGGCGAAGTGCTGCCCGCCTCGCAGCTCTTCTCGCACCTGCGCTACAGCGCACGCCCCGATCCCGAGCAGAAGCGCTTCCAGACGATCCTGTCGCGCACACTGCTGGCGCTTTTCGCGCTCCTGCTGCTTACCGCGCTGCTCGGTTTCGTCGCGTACAACCGGCTGCTGGTACGTCCCCTGCGACACCTGTCGAAGGACATCGACGCCATGCAGCAGGGCCGTTTCAGCGCCCAGCCGGCCCGCTTCGAGTCGATGCGGATCCGCGAGCTCGAGAACATCCGCCGGTCACTCTACGACTATCAGTTGCAGCTGCGCGAACTGCACGGCTCGCTCGAAGACCAGAATCGCGAGTTTCATTCGCAGGCGCGCCAGGACGCCCTTACGGGCTGCCACAACCGTCGCGCCTACGAGGAGGACTGGGAGACCTTCCGTCGCGACCTCAAGAACGCACCGCAGGGCGTCGCCTTCCTGCTCTTCGACTGCGACCGCTTCAAGGCCATCAACGATACCTACGGCCATGCCAAAGGCGACCGCGTGCTGACGATCATCGCCGACGCGCTGGTCATGGCCCTGCGCGCCAACGACCGCCTGTATCGCCTCGGCGGCGACGAGTTCGCGACCTTTCTTTCGCGCACGACGCCCGGCCAGGCGAAGCAGATCGCGCAGCGCTGCCAGAGCCTGCTCGACGCGTCGGCCTTCAGCGAGCTCGGCATCAGCGAGCCGGTCGGCATCAGCATCGGCATCGCGTTCTGCGGACCCGAGCACGCCGAGCAGATCGACGAGTTGCCCAAGCACGCCGACATCGCGATGTATACCGCCAAGCAGCCGGGGCGCAACCGCATCGCGCTTTATGGCGAAGACACCGAGCGCGCGGCGCAGGCGCTGGTCGCGAGCCGGGAAACCAACGCCCTGTTCCAGGCATTGTCGACCCCCGGCATGGTGGAGATGCATTACCAGTCGATCCACAGCCTGCCGGGACGCAAGATCGATTATTACGAGGCCCTCGCGCGCATCCGCTACAACGGCGAACTGATCATGCCGGACGCCTTTCTTCCGGTCATCAACAACCGCCGCCTCGAAACCGAGTTCGACCTTGCGGTGCTCGCCCAGGTCGACGCCGATCTCTCCTCGCAACGGCTGCCGGCCGGAATCGGCATCTCGTTCAATCTCTCGGCGCAAAGCCTGTCGCGTGCCGAGGTCGTCTCGCTCCTGCTCGAATTGTCGCGCCACATTCCGCGCCATCCGCTCATGCTCGAGATCACCGAAACCTCGCTGATCACGCAGATGGCCGAGGTCAGCACCTATCTCGACCTGCTGCGCACCGTGCACTACCGAATCGCGATGGACGATTTCGGCACCGGTTACTCGCCGCTGCGCTATCTGGTCGACCTGCCGGTCGACGTGGTGAAGTTCGACATTTCGCTGGTCAGCAAGCTCGCCCAGGACAATCGGGCGGGCCAGGTCGTCGCAGATTTCGCCCGCATGATGAGCGAAGCCGGCTATTCACTGGTCGCCGAGGGCGTCGAGACCGACGCCGTTCTGCGCAAGGTGGAAAGCCTCGGCGTCGAGCACGTGCAGGGCTATCTCCTGAGCCGGCCCCTGCCGCTCGACAAACTGGCGAACGCGGGCGCCGCGCAGGAGCGCGTCGCCGAATCCGCCGAGGTCGCGTCAGTGCTTCCCTGA
- a CDS encoding alpha/beta fold hydrolase yields MRFHLFCLLLSAFVPAAQAAIVEQQMRPAITASAEYVVGERGKPAVLLLHGFLQTREFPTIATLGRGLQSAGFTVLAPTLSLDIPNRTRSLACEAAHRHGMDQDLMEISRWVSWLKARGHDSIVLVGHSFGSLQLLAYLSQNPDPAVKGYVGASLVDAQIGALPRQPLIADMQSRAQNGQRDLVTRSLSFCRNYTSTPESLLSYLQWDPSRVLAALKRSPVDTLLIMGDADERLGRGWLKALRHIQVPMVIVPGASHFMDGTHEFELLELTQRFLEAPERRPAR; encoded by the coding sequence ATGCGATTTCATTTGTTCTGCCTGCTGCTCTCCGCTTTTGTTCCCGCTGCTCAGGCAGCGATCGTCGAGCAGCAGATGCGGCCCGCCATCACGGCGAGCGCCGAGTATGTGGTCGGCGAGCGCGGGAAACCGGCGGTCCTGCTGCTGCACGGTTTCCTGCAAACCCGCGAATTCCCCACGATCGCGACGCTGGGCCGCGGGTTGCAGAGCGCCGGGTTCACCGTGCTCGCGCCGACACTGAGCCTCGACATTCCGAACCGCACACGCAGCCTGGCTTGCGAAGCCGCGCACCGGCACGGCATGGATCAGGATCTGATGGAGATCTCGCGCTGGGTGAGTTGGTTGAAAGCGCGCGGGCATGATTCGATCGTCCTCGTCGGGCACAGCTTCGGCAGCCTGCAGCTTCTCGCCTACCTGAGCCAGAACCCCGACCCGGCGGTGAAAGGCTACGTCGGCGCTTCGCTGGTCGACGCGCAGATCGGGGCGCTCCCGCGCCAGCCGCTCATTGCCGACATGCAAAGCCGTGCGCAGAACGGACAGCGCGATCTCGTGACCCGCTCGCTCTCGTTCTGCCGAAACTACACCTCGACGCCCGAGAGCCTGCTGTCCTACCTGCAATGGGATCCCTCGCGCGTGCTGGCCGCACTCAAGCGGTCGCCGGTCGACACCCTGCTCATCATGGGCGACGCCGACGAGCGCCTGGGCCGCGGCTGGCTGAAGGCGCTACGCCACATCCAGGTGCCGATGGTGATCGTGCCCGGCGCCAGCCACTTCATGGACGGGACCCACGAGTTCGAACTGCTCGAGCTCACGCAGCGCTTCCTCGAAGCGCCCGAGCGGAGGCCCGCACGTTGA